A region of the Clostridium estertheticum subsp. estertheticum genome:
GCAGGTAAAGAACGTACACAAGAAGAGTTCTTTCACACATTCAACGATCTTCATGAGGCAAATAAACAAATTATTTTATCTAGTGATAGACCTCCAAAAGAGATTCCTACTCTAGAAGATAGATTGAGATCACGATTTGAATGGGGACTTATAGCAGATATACAACCGCCCGATTTTGAGACTAGAATTGCAATACTTAAGAAAAAAGCAGATGTAGAACACTTAGACATACCAAATGAGGTACTGGTTTATATTGCAACAAAAATAAAGTCTAATATAAGAGAATTAGAAGGTGCACTTATTCGAATAGTAGCATTCTCTTCACTGACTAATAAAGAGATTGGAATAGATTTGGCGTCAGAAGCTCTTAAGGACATTATTTCCAGCAGAAATTCAAAACAAGTAACTATCGAACTTATACAAGATATCGTCTCTAGTTATTTTAACCTAAAAATTGAGGATTTTAAATCTTCACGGCGAACTAGAAACATAACATTTCCAAGGCAAATTGCTATGTATCTATGTAGAAAGCTTACAGATATGTCCTTACCTAAAATAGGTGAAGAATTCGGAGGTCGTGATCATACAACTGTAATCCATGCATGTGAGAAAATATCAAATGGTCTTAAGGTTGATGAAAATCTACAAGATAATATAGCAGAATTAACTAAAAAAATAAGTCAAAAATAATATAATTACGTTACTAACAATTGTTAATACTATTTATATATATTCCTGTGCATAAAATAATACATAAAACCTGACTGTTGATATTGTGGATAACTGTGATTTTTTTTTGCATACTTATCCACAATTAGTTTTAGCAAGCTTTGTTGCGTAGTAAAGCCTACGATAGGTTTTTAACATATCAACAGCCCCTACTACTATTACTACTATAAATTATTATTATCTTACCTATCTTTAATCAATTTCCCATGTGGATAAGGAGGTCGTTTTTTTATGAAGTTTATATGTGAAAAATCAATGTTACAAGAAGCAATTTCAAACGTTCAAAAAGCAATTACTGGAAAATCAACAATGCCTGTATTACAAGGAATATTACTAGATGCTAGAAATGGCGAAGTAACACTCATAGGATCTGACATCGATTTGAGTATTGAGGCTAAAATTACTGCAGACGTTATGGAGGATGGTAGTGTTGTTTTAGATTCTAAACTTTTTGGTGAAATTATAAGGAAGTTACCTAATAGTGCAGTAGAAATAAGTTCAGATGAAAACAATTCTATTAAAATAGTTTGTCAGAAATCTTATGCAACTATAATACATATGGATAGTGAGGATTATCCTAGTTTACCTGATATAATTGAAAACATGGTTTTTTCTATATCTCAAAAATTATTAAAAAATATGATGAAAGGAACTATCTTTGCAGTTGCTCAAGATGAAACTAGACCCATTCTTACAGGCGTCTTATTTGAAATAAAAAATAAAAAACTCAATTTAGTAGCATTGGATGGATACAGAGTTGCATTTAGAAGTGAACCAGTGGATAATGATTCCAGTATAAATGCTGTAATTCCAGGTAAAACATTAAGTGAAGTATCAAAAATACTAGAAGAAACAGATGAAGTAGTAAATATAACATTCACACCAAATCATATTTTGTTTAATCTTGGCAAAACTAAGGTTATATCAAGGTTATTAGAAGGTGAATTTATAAAATATAGCTCAATAATACCAGAAGAATATAATCTAAAAATCACAGCTAAAAGGTCTGAATTACTAAATTGTATAGAAAGAGCTTCTCTAATGGCAAAAGAGGGAAATACCAATTTAGTTAAATTTAATATAGAAGAAGATAATATGATAATTACATCCAATTCTCAATTGGGAAAGGCGAGAGAGGAAATAAATATAATTTTGCAAGGTGAGCCTCTTCAAATTGCATTTAACTCAAAATACCTAATTGAACTGCTTAAAATAATGGATGAGGAAGAAATTGTTATGGAATTTTCTAGTGGAGTTAATCCTTGCGTTGTAAGAAATAAAGAAAAGGATAATTGTACATACATGGTACTACCAGTAAGAATAAGAGCAACAAACAACTAAAAAGTATATATAAAAAACAATTTAAAAAAAGGCGGTTTTAAAATGAATGAAATACAAGTAGATACAGGTATAATAAAATTAGATGCTTTTCTAAAATGGGCTGGGATAGCATCGCAAGGATCTGAAGCAAAATTTTATATAAAAAATGAAGAAGTTAAGCTTAATGGTGTTGTAGAAACTCAAAGGGGTAAAAAATTAGTTAAAGGTGATATAATTGAATTTAACAATGAGTCTTACAAAATAATTTAAAGAAAATTTGCGAAGGAAAGTTTTTACTTATAAAAAAGTGCATCGAAAAATTATAAAATAATATTCGGTGCATGATTTATGATTAAAATAAAAAAAACATAAGAATTTATTTATACATATAAAATAATAAAATTATATATATATGTTATAATCTTAATAGGTGATTATATGCATGTAAAATATTTACAACTCAAAGATTTTAGAAATTATACTGAATTAGTTATAGAATTAAATAAAGGCACTAATGTATTTGTAGGAGATAATGCTCAAGGGAAAACAAATATTTTAGAGGCAATTTATTATTGTAGTTTAGCTAAATCTCACAGAACTAATAGAGACAAGGAATTAATAAACTGGAATGGTACTGAAGCCTATATAAAACTTTATGTATGTAAAACAAGACTCGATAAAAAAATAGAAATAAAAATTTTTAAAGAAGGTAAAAAAGGCGTTAATATAAATTCTATAAAAGTTCAAAAATTATCTGAGCTCGTAGGTAGTTTCAATGTGATTATGTTTTCTCCTGAAGATTTAAATATAGTTAAAGAATCACCATCATATAGACGTAAATTTTTAGATATTGAATTGTGTAAGCTAAGCCGTAGGTATTATTATAATTTATCTCAATATAAAAAAATTTTGAATGAGAGAAACTTAGCTATAAAAAAATGGAATACAAATATTGATATTATAGATGTATATGATAGACAACTTAGTGAATTTGGCGCAGTAATAATAAAAGATAGAATTGCTTATATAGAAAAATTAAATATATTATCAAAAACAATACATAGTAATATAACATCTAAAAGTGAGGTAATTGAAATTAAATATTTAACTCAAATCAAGGAGTTAGATAATATACAAGAGAGCTTTTATTTGCTTTTATGTAAGAATAGACGGAGAGATATAGAAACTAGAACTACATCAGTAGGACCACATAGAGATGATTTTTCTATACAGCTAAATGGTATTGATGCTAGAATATTTGGATCTCAAGGCCAGCAAAGAACTTCGGTTTTAACCATTAAGTTTGGAGCTCTTGAAATAATAAAAGAACTTACTGGAGAATACCCAGTATTGTTACTTGATGATGTTTTGTCTGAATTAGATACAAAAAGGCAAGAATATATATTAAATTCTATAAAAGAAGTTCAAACGTTAATTACATGCACTGGAGTTAATAATATAAGAAAATATTTAAATCCTGAAAGTAAGATATTTGAAGTTATGTCAGGTGGAGTAAAGGAAATTACATAGATTCAAATAATACAATTAATTATGGAGGAGGATATGTTATGTTTTTACATTTAGGAGAAAATGTAGTAGTACCTATAAAAGATATTATAGGCATATTTGATATGGAAACTACTATGTATAGCTCAGACACTATCCAATTTTTAAGAATGGCTGAAGAAGATGGTTTTGTAGAGAGGATAACAAAGAATACTGCAAAATCTTTTGTTATTGCTGAGGTGGATAAAAAAAGTAAAATATATCTATCACCAATATCATCGCAAACTTTATGTAAGAGAACAGAAACTGTATATTATGAGCTTTAGAGTAATTTAGGAGGATATACATGGAAATAAATAATGTTTATGACGAGAGTCAAATACAAGTACTTGAAGGATTGGAAGCTGTAAGAAAAAGACCCGGTATGTATATAGGAAGCACTAGTATACGTGGGCTTCATCACCTTGTTTATGAAATTGTAGATAATAGTATAGATGAGGCATTAGCTGGATTTTGTAAAAATATCAATGTAATAATACACCAAGATAATTCTATAACTGTTATAGATGATGGTCGTGGAATGCCAGTAGGAATACATCATAAAATGAAAATTCCTACTGTAGAAGTTATAATGACGGTGCTTCATGCAGGTGGAAAGTTTGGTGGTGGAGCATATAAAGTATCAGGTGGTCTTCATGGTGTTGGATCATCTGTAGTTAATGCATTGTCAGTTGTTTGTGAAGTAGAAGTTAAAAAAGAAGGACATATATGGAAACAAACGTTTGCTAAAGGGAAAACTACAAGCACACTTGTAGATATAGGAACAACTAGTGAACACGGAACAAAGGTCTTTTTTACTCCAGATCCAGAAATTTTTGAAGAAATTGATTTTGATTTCGAAACGTTATCACAAAGATTAAGAGAATTAGCTTTTTTAAATAAAGGATTAAGGATAACCCTAACTGATGAGAGAGATGGTAAGAATCACGAATTTTTGTATGAGGGTGGAATAAAATCCTTTGTAGATTATTTAAATAGAAATAAAGGAACAATTCATGAGACCATATACATGGAAGGAAGCAAAGATGATTATGTTGTTGAAATAGCACTTCAGTATAACGATACATACACAGAAAACATATTTTCTTTTGCTAATAATATAGATACCGTAGAAGGTGGAACACACCTAGTTGGATTCAAGACGGCGTTAACAAGAGTAGTAAATGATTATGCTAAAAAATTTGGATTTTTAAAAGATAATGATAAGAATTTATCAGGAGAAGATGTTCGTGAAGGTCTTACAGCGGTTATATCTATAAAGCTTACTGATCCTCAATTTGAAGGTCAGACAAAGACTAAACTTGGGAATAGTGAAGTAAGGGGTATAGTTGATGGTATAGTTGGTGAGGCAATTAGTAATGTTTTAGAGGAAGACCCTCAACTTGGTAAAAGTATAATAGATAAAGGATTAAATGCAGCAAGGGCAAGAGAAGCTGCAAAAAAAGCAAGAGAATTTACAAGACGTAAATCAATCTTAGAAAGTACTACGCTTCCAGGAAAATTATCAGACTGTGCCTCAAAAGATCCTATGGAATGTGAAATATATTTGGTCGAGGGTGATTCAGCCGGTGGTTCAGCAAAGCAAGGTCGCGATAGAAAATTCCAAGCAATACTTCCTCTAAAGGGAAAAATAATGAATGTTGAAAAACAAAGAATTGATAAAATGCTTGCTTCACTTGAAATTAGAGCTATGATAACTGCTTTTGGTGCTGGTATAGGTAAAGATTTTGATGTAACGAAAATAAGATATGATCGTATTATTATTATGACAGATGCAGATGTAGATGGAGCACATATTAGGACCTTATTACTAACATTCTTCTACAGATACATGAAAGAATTAGTAGAGGGCGGACACGTATATGTAGCTCAACCTCCATTATTTAAGGTTGCTAAAGGTAAGAAAGAGCATTATGTATATACCGAAAAAGAGCTTGAAGAGACACTTGTGGAATTTGGTGGAAAAGATAGTAATACTGATATACAAAGATACAAAGGTCTTGGGGAAATGAATCCAGAACAGCTTTGGGACACAACAATGAACCCAGAGGAAAGAACTCTGCTTCAAGTACATGTTGAGGATGCAATGGCAGCAGATGAAATATTCACTATTCTCATGGGTGATAAAGTAGAGCCGCGTCGTGAGTTTATACAAGAAAATGCTAAAGGTGTGCTTAACTTAGATATATAGTGTGGCATTAAAATATTTTGTTTAAAGAGGTGTAACATGATTAATAATCAGGGAAAAACTAAACCTATTGATATAAGATATGAAATGAAAAAATCTTATATAGATTACGCTATGAGTGTTATTGTAAGTCGTGCTCTTCCAGATGTACGTGATGGACTTAAACCTGTTCATAGAAGAATATTATTTTCTATGCATGAACTAGGATTAACACCAGAGAAGGGATTTAGAAAGTGTGCAAGAATTGTAGGAGATGTTTTAGGTAAGTATCATCCACATGGTGATACTGCGGTATATGGTGCGCTCGTTAGAATGGCTCAAGACTTTTCACAAAGATGTACTTTGGTTGAGGGTCATGGTAATTTTGGTTCTGTAGATGGTGATGGCGCAGCTGCTATGAGATATACAGAAGCTAAAATGAGCAAAATTACAACTCAGATGCTTCGCGATATTAATAAAGATACAGTAGATTTTGTTCCTAACTTTGATGGAGAAGAAAAAGAACCATCAGTACTTCCTTCAAGATTTCCGAATCTTTTAGTTAATGGATCAACAGGAATTGCAGTAGGAATGGCAACCAATATACCTCCACATAATTTAATAGAAGTTATAGATGGAGTACTTATGGTTATTGAAGATTCAGAAGTTACTATAAGCGATTTAATGACAAAAATAAAAGGACCAGATTTTCCTACAGGTGGAATAATACTCGGACGAGCAGGAATAAAAAGTGCTTATGAAACAGGAAGAGGAAGGATACTTGTAAGGGCTAAAACAGACATTGAAGAGAATAAAGGTAGAAATACAATAATAGTAACAGAGTTACCTTACCAAGTTAACAAAGCAAAACTTATAGAAGGTATCGCAGACCTAGTAAAAGATAAAAAAATAGATGGAATATCAGATTTAAGAGATGAATCAGATAGAGAAGGTATGCGAATTGTTATAGAACTAAAAAGAGATGCAAATCCTAATATAGTATTAAATAGGTTATTTAAACATACCAGGATGCAAGATACTTTTGGAGTTATAATGATAGCTCTTGTAAATAATGAACCACTAACTTTAAATCTAAAACAAATTTTAGTTTACTATTTAGAACATCAAAAAGACGTAATAAGAAGAAGAACTCAATTTGATCTTGATAAAGCACTAGCAAGAGCCCATATCTTAGAAGGTTTGAAAATTGCGCTAGACCATATTGACGAAGTAATTCGTTTAATAAGAGCATCAAAGACCATTAGTGAGGCTAAAGAAAGCTTAATGAGTTCGTTTGATTTATCTGAAAAACAAGCTACGGCTATTGTTGAAATGAGACTTGGAAGACTTACAGGCCTTGAAAGAGGTAAAATTGAAGATGAGTACAACGAATTAATGAAAACAGTAAATTACTTAAAAGGAATATTAGCAGATGAATTAGTATTATTAAACATAATTAGGGATGAATTAATAGAAGTTAGAAATAAATATGGTGATACTAGAAGATCATCAATAGAAAAAAATCCATATAGCCTAGATGAGGAAGATTTAATACAAGAGCAAGATATTGTAATAACTTTAACTCATGCAGGATATATAAAGAGACTTCCAGCTGATACTTATAGCTCTCAAAAAAGAGGGGGTAGAGGGATACAGGGAGTTACTACAAAAGAAGATGATTTTGTAGAACATATCTTTATAACTACTACTCACAATAACATTTTATTCTTCACAAATAAAGGAAAATCATTTAAGTTAAAAGCTTATGAGATTCCAGAAGGTGGAAGAACAGCTAAAGGAACAAACCTAATAAATATTATACCACTTGCAAGTGATGAAAAGATTCAAGCGGTTATATGTCTTAAAGAGTTTGCTCAGGATAATTATCTTGTAATGGGAACAAAAAATGGCTTAATAAAGAAAACATCATTAGATAAATATTCAGCTATTAGGAAGAATGGTTTAAATGCAATAAACTTAAGAGAAGATGATGAACTAATTGGAGCTGCAATAACTAATGGAGATAGTGAAATGTTGTTCGTTACTAGAAATGGTTACTCTATAAGATTTAGTGAAAAAGATGTAAGAGGTATGGGTAGAACTGCAACCGGGGTTAAGTCATTAACCTTAAGAGAAGAAGATATCGTAGTTTCTATGAATATAGTTACACCTGAAGAAGAACTTTTAGTTATAAGTGAAAATGGATTTGGTAAGAGAACTTTAGTTTCTGAATACTCACTTCAACATAGAGGTGGTAAGGGAGTAATAACTTATAAGGTATCTGCCAAAACAGGAAAACTCGTTGGGGCAAGAATAGTAAAAGATGGCGACGAAATGATACTTATAAACAGTAATGGTATTGTTATAAGATTAAATGTAGCTGGAATATCGACCACAAGTAGGAATACTATGGGAGTTACCTTAATGAAGAACGGAGATGGAGATAACATTGTAGCTATTGCTAAAATTAATAGCAGTGATGTAATTGATACGGATGAGGAATCTTCTGATGGAGAGATGAATTACGAAGTTGTACAAGAAGACTCTGCACAGGATGGCATTAAAGAAGCTTCTGTTAATGAAAATCAGGATATAGATGTAGTGGATAATACGACTGATAAAACAGAAGAATAAAGTTCTAAAGTACTTATTTGAATATATTTCAAATAAGTACTTTTTTTGCTTTATAAATAACTAACCTAGTGTATCCCAATGCTTAATTTGGAGAAAAACAGAGGGATATAAAGAAAAAAATAGTATAATCTGTGGAGAAGTAGAATTTTTGTAAACATAGTATCAAATAAATTTGATACAATATATCTTGTCGTTACGAATTAATAGTAACAACAATTTAAGTTTAAAGGCTGCATAGTTTTCTTAATTTAAAATAACATTTTACAAAATAGAAAATATATATTGACAATCAAAGTAATAACAGATATAATAGTAGAAGTCGTCACATGATGACAAAGCAAATTGGTCTTTGAAAATTAAACAGAGAAATAGGTAAAGAAATGAAATAATATTTTATTTTAACCAGTCAATTACTTTAGTAAAAGTAATATTTAGTCGTAAGACTAAAAAGTATGTAATGAGCTTGCTAACCAACTTAACAGTTGGCGCAGATTAATTATTTCAACTAAAAAAGTGTAAACTTTTAAATTGAGAGTTTGATCCTGGCTCAGGACGAACGCTGGCGGCGTGCCTAACACATGCAAGTCGAGCGATGCGATCCTTCGGGGTCAATTAGCGGCGGACGGGTGAGTAACACGTGGGTAACCTGCCTCAAAGAGGGGAATAGCCTCCCGAAAGGGAGATTAATACCGCATAATATGTTTTGATCGCATGATCTTAACATCAAAGGAATTCTTCGGAATTTCACTTTGAGATGGACCCGCGGCGCATTAGCTAGTTGGTGAGGTAAAGGCCCACCAAGGCAACGATGCGTAGCCGACCTGAGAGGGTGATCGGCCACATTGGAACTGAGACACGGTCCAGACTCCTACGGGAGGCAGCAGTGGGGAATATTGCGCAATGGGGGAAACCCTGACGCAGCAACGCCGCGTGAATGATGAAGGCCTTCGGGTTGTAAAGTTCTGTCTTCTGGGACGATAATGACGGTACCAGAGGAGGAAGCCACGGCTAACTACGTGCCAGCAGCCGCGGTAATACGTAGGTGGCAAGCGTTGTCCGGATTTACTGGGCGTAAAGGATGCGTAGGCGGACATTTAAGTCAGATGTGAAATACCCGAGCTTAACTTGGGTGCTGCATTTGAAACTGGGTGTCTAGAGTGCAGGAGAGGTAAGTGGAATTCCTAGTGTAGCGGTGAAATGCGTAGAGATTAGGAAGAACACCAGTGGCGAAGGCGACTTACTGGACTGTAACTGACGCTGAGGCATGAAAGCGTGGGGAGCAAACAGGATTAGATACCCTGGTAGTCCACGCCGTAAACGATGAATACTAGGTGTCGGGGGTCGAACCTCGGTGCCGCCGTTAACACATTAAGTATTCCGCCTGGGGAGTACGATCGCAAGATTAAAACTCAAAGGAATTGACGGGGGCCCGCACAAGCAGCGGAGCATGTGGTTTAATTCGAAGCAACGCGAAGAACCTTACCTAGACTTGACATCCCTTGCATAACTCAGAGATGAGTGAAGTCCTTCGGGACAAGGTGACAGGTGGTGCATGGTTGTCGTCAGCTCGTGTCGTGAGATGTTGGGTTAAGTCCCGCAACGAGCGCAACCCTTATCATTAGTTGCTACCATTAAGTTGAGCACTCTAGTGAGACTGCCCGGGTTAACCGGGAGGAAGGTGGGGATGACGTCAAATCATCATGCCCCTTATGTCTAGGGCTACACACGTGCTACAATGGTGAGTACAAAGAGATGCAAGACCGCAAGGTGGAGCCAAACTCAAAAACTCATCCCAGTTCGGATTGTAGGCTGCAACTCGCCTACATGAAGCCGGAGTTGCTAGTAATCGCGAATCAGCATGTCGCGGTGAATACGTTCCCGGGCCTTGTACACACCGCCCGTCACACCATGAGAGTTGGTAACACCCGAAGTCCGTGAGGTAACCGTAAGGAGCCAGCGGCCGAAGGTGGGATCGATGATTGGGGTGAAGTCGTAACAAGGTAGCCGTAGGAGAACCTGCGGCTGGATCACCTCCTTTCTAGGGAGTAGATGTATTGACTTCGGTCGATGCAATAGAAGAATTTAATTATTCTTCAAAATATCTATTGTAATTACTCGTTCCTATTTCTCTGTTTAATTTTGAGAGACTAATTATATTAACTCTTAGGAGCTAATTAATTAATAGTTTTTCTTAAAATGTTCTTTGAAAATTGCACAGTGTATAAAATTGTTTTAAAAAGATTTAGATCCACGAGAGTGGTTATAGGTTAATTTATTATGATTTCGCAAAATTAATATTAAGAAACAAAATAGTCTATGTAAATAGACAGAATCAAAGGTCAAGCTACAAAGGGCGCATGGCGAATGCCTTGGCACTAGGAGCCGAAGAAGGACGCGTTAAGCTGCGATAAGCTTTGGGTAGGCGCAAATAGCCTGTGATCCAAAGATTTCCGAATGGGGGAACCCACATAGTAACAACTATGTACTGCATACTGAATAAATAGGTATACAGAGGTACACCCGGGGAACTGAAACATCTAAGTACCCGGAGGAAGAGAAAGAAATATCGATTTCCTAAGTAGCGGCGAGCGAAAGGGAATGAGCCCAAACCTAAGTCTTTGACTTAGGGGTTGAGGATAGATCATAAATACTGCAATTCTTTAATTGAAGATAGCTGGAAAGCTGCTCCGCAGAAGGTAATA
Encoded here:
- the recF gene encoding DNA replication/repair protein RecF (All proteins in this family for which functions are known are DNA-binding proteins that assist the filamentation of RecA onto DNA for the initiation of recombination or recombinational repair.); this encodes MHVKYLQLKDFRNYTELVIELNKGTNVFVGDNAQGKTNILEAIYYCSLAKSHRTNRDKELINWNGTEAYIKLYVCKTRLDKKIEIKIFKEGKKGVNINSIKVQKLSELVGSFNVIMFSPEDLNIVKESPSYRRKFLDIELCKLSRRYYYNLSQYKKILNERNLAIKKWNTNIDIIDVYDRQLSEFGAVIIKDRIAYIEKLNILSKTIHSNITSKSEVIEIKYLTQIKELDNIQESFYLLLCKNRRRDIETRTTSVGPHRDDFSIQLNGIDARIFGSQGQQRTSVLTIKFGALEIIKELTGEYPVLLLDDVLSELDTKRQEYILNSIKEVQTLITCTGVNNIRKYLNPESKIFEVMSGGVKEIT
- the gyrA gene encoding DNA gyrase subunit A; amino-acid sequence: MINNQGKTKPIDIRYEMKKSYIDYAMSVIVSRALPDVRDGLKPVHRRILFSMHELGLTPEKGFRKCARIVGDVLGKYHPHGDTAVYGALVRMAQDFSQRCTLVEGHGNFGSVDGDGAAAMRYTEAKMSKITTQMLRDINKDTVDFVPNFDGEEKEPSVLPSRFPNLLVNGSTGIAVGMATNIPPHNLIEVIDGVLMVIEDSEVTISDLMTKIKGPDFPTGGIILGRAGIKSAYETGRGRILVRAKTDIEENKGRNTIIVTELPYQVNKAKLIEGIADLVKDKKIDGISDLRDESDREGMRIVIELKRDANPNIVLNRLFKHTRMQDTFGVIMIALVNNEPLTLNLKQILVYYLEHQKDVIRRRTQFDLDKALARAHILEGLKIALDHIDEVIRLIRASKTISEAKESLMSSFDLSEKQATAIVEMRLGRLTGLERGKIEDEYNELMKTVNYLKGILADELVLLNIIRDELIEVRNKYGDTRRSSIEKNPYSLDEEDLIQEQDIVITLTHAGYIKRLPADTYSSQKRGGRGIQGVTTKEDDFVEHIFITTTHNNILFFTNKGKSFKLKAYEIPEGGRTAKGTNLINIIPLASDEKIQAVICLKEFAQDNYLVMGTKNGLIKKTSLDKYSAIRKNGLNAINLREDDELIGAAITNGDSEMLFVTRNGYSIRFSEKDVRGMGRTATGVKSLTLREEDIVVSMNIVTPEEELLVISENGFGKRTLVSEYSLQHRGGKGVITYKVSAKTGKLVGARIVKDGDEMILINSNGIVIRLNVAGISTTSRNTMGVTLMKNGDGDNIVAIAKINSSDVIDTDEESSDGEMNYEVVQEDSAQDGIKEASVNENQDIDVVDNTTDKTEE
- a CDS encoding RNA-binding S4 domain-containing protein, yielding MNEIQVDTGIIKLDAFLKWAGIASQGSEAKFYIKNEEVKLNGVVETQRGKKLVKGDIIEFNNESYKII
- the gyrB gene encoding DNA topoisomerase (ATP-hydrolyzing) subunit B, producing the protein MEINNVYDESQIQVLEGLEAVRKRPGMYIGSTSIRGLHHLVYEIVDNSIDEALAGFCKNINVIIHQDNSITVIDDGRGMPVGIHHKMKIPTVEVIMTVLHAGGKFGGGAYKVSGGLHGVGSSVVNALSVVCEVEVKKEGHIWKQTFAKGKTTSTLVDIGTTSEHGTKVFFTPDPEIFEEIDFDFETLSQRLRELAFLNKGLRITLTDERDGKNHEFLYEGGIKSFVDYLNRNKGTIHETIYMEGSKDDYVVEIALQYNDTYTENIFSFANNIDTVEGGTHLVGFKTALTRVVNDYAKKFGFLKDNDKNLSGEDVREGLTAVISIKLTDPQFEGQTKTKLGNSEVRGIVDGIVGEAISNVLEEDPQLGKSIIDKGLNAARAREAAKKAREFTRRKSILESTTLPGKLSDCASKDPMECEIYLVEGDSAGGSAKQGRDRKFQAILPLKGKIMNVEKQRIDKMLASLEIRAMITAFGAGIGKDFDVTKIRYDRIIIMTDADVDGAHIRTLLLTFFYRYMKELVEGGHVYVAQPPLFKVAKGKKEHYVYTEKELEETLVEFGGKDSNTDIQRYKGLGEMNPEQLWDTTMNPEERTLLQVHVEDAMAADEIFTILMGDKVEPRREFIQENAKGVLNLDI
- the dnaN gene encoding DNA polymerase III subunit beta, with translation MKFICEKSMLQEAISNVQKAITGKSTMPVLQGILLDARNGEVTLIGSDIDLSIEAKITADVMEDGSVVLDSKLFGEIIRKLPNSAVEISSDENNSIKIVCQKSYATIIHMDSEDYPSLPDIIENMVFSISQKLLKNMMKGTIFAVAQDETRPILTGVLFEIKNKKLNLVALDGYRVAFRSEPVDNDSSINAVIPGKTLSEVSKILEETDEVVNITFTPNHILFNLGKTKVISRLLEGEFIKYSSIIPEEYNLKITAKRSELLNCIERASLMAKEGNTNLVKFNIEEDNMIITSNSQLGKAREEINIILQGEPLQIAFNSKYLIELLKIMDEEEIVMEFSSGVNPCVVRNKEKDNCTYMVLPVRIRATNN
- the remB gene encoding extracellular matrix regulator RemB; its protein translation is MFLHLGENVVVPIKDIIGIFDMETTMYSSDTIQFLRMAEEDGFVERITKNTAKSFVIAEVDKKSKIYLSPISSQTLCKRTETVYYEL